A single region of the Vicia villosa cultivar HV-30 ecotype Madison, WI linkage group LG4, Vvil1.0, whole genome shotgun sequence genome encodes:
- the LOC131598228 gene encoding uncharacterized protein LOC131598228 yields the protein MVAEELAILVRKEISIGMYKPLVINNECSYSLFQLADDTIFMGESGWDNVWAIKSILRAFKMLSGLKINMGKSKLYVCGVENHFLEVATSFLCCKIDKTPFSFLGITVGGNHRHIAFWNPMINSIKSRLLS from the coding sequence ATGGTAGCGGAGGAGTTGGCGATTCTTGTGAGGAAGGAAATTTCAATAGGTATGTATAAACCTTTGGTTATCAACAATGAATGTTCATACAGTTTATTCCAACTTGCTGATGATACAATTTTTATGGGGGAGAGTGGTTGGGACAATGTGTGGGCGATTAAATCAATTCTCAGGGCATTCAAAATGTTGTCGGGGCTGAAGATAAATATGGGAAAGAGTAAGTTGTACGTATGCGGTGTGGAGAACCATTTTTTGGAGGTTGCAACATCTTTCTTATGTTGTAAGATTGACAAAACCCCTTTCTCTTTTCTGGGAATCACTGTTGGGGGAAACCATAGACATATTGCTTTTTGGAACCCAATGATTAATAGTATTAAATCAAGACTGTTGTCTTAG